One genomic segment of Sphingobacteriales bacterium includes these proteins:
- a CDS encoding right-handed parallel beta-helix repeat-containing protein: protein MFFQKLIKTILFICLTVLITTNSFAQFSSLMKEAEKVKKETNKINNEAKKVNTNSSGNSRSTGNANSNSTSSTASNASSTANGQNNWYISIQTGAGKEGTKEQPAKEIAAIAAKLKPGDVIHIAEGVYKGKTDMSSDIITVPVSIIGGYSTDFSKRDPWGAHKTILSGVNGYMKSETTSRLAINASKTFKNHADEVLIDGLIIDNGDRNFYLTKTKDKYIKRKASPTEGFNPTPDTPGIEIDMGTDANVVVRNCVFTNIAASQGVLDVQVGKNSRVTIENNLFVNNTGEAVYAKTAWQAADGHPQYFIKNNTMLFNSKYDEASTNHGGNAIKVDERIILTAENNIFAFNDNGGVDNIKKCKAITLQNNLFTANKLYDYREYNTAMTVTDMADYADLAQAKNNNSSTIKIPVSTEWANVYMSRVLPDRASIDAGSTTPNSGINALRSMLGLPQQGTSVGAMSEVWLNRIDLKDALKAGLQTYDGRGCSKP from the coding sequence ATGTTCTTTCAAAAATTAATTAAAACCATTCTTTTTATTTGTTTAACCGTTTTAATAACAACAAACAGTTTCGCCCAATTTAGTAGCTTAATGAAAGAAGCCGAAAAGGTAAAAAAAGAAACCAATAAAATAAACAACGAGGCAAAAAAAGTTAATACTAATTCATCCGGAAATAGCCGTAGCACTGGCAACGCCAATTCAAATTCAACCTCAAGCACTGCTTCTAATGCTTCCTCAACCGCTAATGGTCAAAACAACTGGTATATTAGTATTCAAACAGGTGCTGGCAAAGAGGGCACTAAAGAACAACCGGCCAAAGAAATTGCCGCCATTGCCGCCAAACTTAAACCAGGAGACGTTATTCACATTGCCGAAGGCGTTTACAAAGGTAAAACCGACATGAGCAGCGATATAATTACAGTTCCGGTAAGTATTATTGGCGGGTATAGCACCGATTTTAGCAAACGCGACCCATGGGGGGCACACAAAACCATTTTAAGTGGGGTAAACGGCTATATGAAAAGCGAAACTACTTCGCGCTTGGCCATTAATGCCAGCAAAACTTTTAAAAATCATGCAGACGAGGTATTAATTGATGGGCTTATAATTGACAACGGCGACCGCAATTTCTATCTGACTAAAACCAAAGATAAATACATTAAACGCAAAGCATCGCCAACCGAGGGCTTTAACCCAACCCCCGACACGCCAGGCATAGAAATAGATATGGGCACCGATGCCAATGTGGTAGTGCGCAACTGTGTGTTTACCAATATAGCTGCCTCGCAAGGTGTGCTCGATGTGCAAGTTGGTAAAAATAGCCGCGTAACCATTGAAAATAACCTTTTTGTAAACAATACCGGAGAGGCTGTTTATGCTAAAACTGCCTGGCAAGCCGCCGATGGGCATCCGCAATACTTTATAAAAAACAACACGATGCTATTTAACAGTAAATACGACGAAGCCAGCACCAACCACGGCGGCAATGCTATTAAAGTTGATGAGCGCATTATATTAACCGCCGAAAACAATATTTTTGCCTTTAATGACAACGGCGGCGTTGATAATATAAAAAAATGTAAAGCCATAACACTACAAAACAATTTATTTACCGCCAATAAATTATATGATTACCGGGAATATAATACAGCCATGACCGTAACCGATATGGCCGATTATGCCGATTTAGCCCAAGCTAAAAACAATAACAGTAGCACCATAAAAATACCCGTAAGCACCGAGTGGGCTAATGTTTATATGAGCCGTGTTTTACCCGACCGCGCTAGTATTGACGCTGGCAGCACAACGCCTAATTCAGGCATAAACGCCTTGCGCAGCATGTTGGGTTTACCCCAACAAGGAACATCTGTGGGTGCTATGAGTGAGGTTTGGTTAAACCGAATTGATTTAAAAGACGCACTAAAAGCCGGACTCCAAACATACGACGGACGAGGTTGCAGTAAACCGTAA
- a CDS encoding PQQ-like beta-propeller repeat protein — MPPTDFIPILNPPTPTILPNNDTLLVFIYGSYQFSTMLTIHKLAGYNLSTRTIVYEVLTDPDPDLENNYGTGQLPIIHQNRVYCAVGLDIICHDLLTGKQIWSKRYPSIFSFSGLLFLPELNRLYANCENQTLYCLDPLHGNHVWTEPSSGTSSQLTHHNGVIYFTGGGDGLLHAVDAQTGTHIWKAEAPFRKKDDDAFFEDGITIDPQTNRIYAYDWVRALCFNTAR, encoded by the coding sequence TTGCCGCCAACCGATTTTATACCAATTTTAAACCCACCCACCCCTACCATATTACCCAATAACGATACTTTGTTGGTATTTATTTATGGCAGTTATCAGTTTAGTACTATGCTTACAATCCATAAATTAGCGGGTTACAACCTTAGTACCCGCACCATAGTTTATGAGGTATTAACAGACCCCGACCCTGATCTTGAAAATAATTACGGAACCGGGCAGTTGCCTATTATACACCAAAACCGGGTTTATTGCGCCGTAGGGTTAGATATTATTTGCCACGACCTGCTTACAGGCAAACAAATATGGAGCAAACGCTACCCGTCTATTTTTTCGTTTTCGGGTTTATTATTCCTACCCGAATTAAACAGACTATATGCCAACTGCGAAAACCAAACCCTGTATTGTTTAGACCCCCTGCACGGCAACCATGTATGGACCGAGCCCAGCAGCGGCACCAGCAGCCAGCTAACCCACCACAACGGCGTAATTTATTTTACCGGCGGTGGCGACGGCTTGCTACATGCCGTTGATGCCCAAACCGGCACCCACATTTGGAAAGCCGAAGCACCCTTCCGCAAAAAAGACGACGACGCTTTTTTTGAAGACGGTATAACCATTGACCCCCAAACCAACCGCATTTACGCCTACGACTGGGTGCGCGCCCTGTGTTTTAATACGGCAAGGTAA
- a CDS encoding TonB-dependent receptor, translating into MRKLFTFMCFVLVLIGASLSTLAQRQVSGTVTDASTNDPVPFVNVVVKNSSPIIGVQTDFSGNYSLNIPGNSATLVFSCVGYEMQEIAVNAAGPVNVSLKQASVELQKVTISAGRRKERALDAPAAINTIEAREIRNTVVATPSDYLKNANGIDIVKTGMMSANVTVRGFNNIFSGAVLNLVDYRIASVPSLRVNTQQMIPATPYDIQRIEVLKGPAAAMYGPNSTNGVVHIITESPLDMKERNKSNISLGFGVRAKVDSVDNIENTPPQVVLNDEKEFSKRLAYSAIMRNAGRITTDKDAKVQVAYKISGKYFAGNDWHYDDPFEPSYIIRGRQSKDGRYVYHGDSLVLRATLDALIKKNAADADPTNDFKIDTVDNSRNFEIQNYNFEGRLDFRFNKKVDLVLAAGHNNFSGIEMTGIGSGQAKGWTYTYGQARVSYKRLFAQVYMNASNSGETYLFRSGDDIIDRSKFISGQIQHGTTLAKEKLNLVYGIDALLTRPNTDGTIHGRNEDDDDITEIGAYAQADYAVTSKLNLIAALRVDKHNFVEDVFLSPRAAVVFKPNTNNTLRATYNRAFSSPSALNTSLDILSGRLPTGIGVRAVGNRNGFTYDRNAEGTLKYVSPFYKDANGNLIPIALGDPAGATAGWNVLLGVLADNLAKKFGGNKDQALAFITTALPKQVEAENNMIILNTSGVGVPFDQAKALDNVEDFGPIKNSVTQTIELGYKGIIKNKLALTVDVYRTQIDDFVSALLVRTPSVFLDRESLYEYLLNAIDTNLSGFKILRPSLDGLYTGGVLDGHIADDLAAVGSTIPYGTVTTSDLAYGTDILLTYRNFGSVSVFGAELGAKYYLNKNITLGFNYAWVNKEEFETEGVQLALNAPGHKVNLSVAYTNPDKGIDVAIRHRWQDAFVVNSGVYVGQVSAGNWVDLDLGYGFGKNKATRVGLCINNLLNNQASAFVGAPKMGMFTMLQLSHQIGVD; encoded by the coding sequence ATGCGCAAATTATTTACTTTTATGTGCTTTGTTCTGGTCTTAATCGGTGCCAGCCTAAGCACTTTAGCCCAACGCCAGGTAAGCGGTACCGTAACCGATGCTAGTACAAACGACCCCGTGCCATTTGTAAACGTAGTGGTTAAAAATTCAAGCCCAATAATTGGAGTTCAAACCGATTTTAGCGGTAATTATAGCCTCAATATTCCGGGCAATTCAGCCACCTTAGTTTTTTCGTGTGTTGGTTACGAAATGCAAGAAATTGCCGTTAATGCAGCCGGGCCAGTAAATGTAAGCCTTAAACAAGCCTCGGTAGAATTACAAAAAGTAACCATATCGGCAGGCCGCCGCAAAGAGCGCGCCTTAGATGCCCCCGCCGCAATTAATACCATCGAAGCCCGCGAAATTCGCAATACCGTTGTAGCTACTCCAAGCGATTATTTAAAAAATGCCAACGGCATAGACATTGTTAAAACCGGCATGATGAGCGCAAATGTTACGGTGCGCGGCTTTAATAATATTTTTTCGGGTGCAGTACTTAATTTGGTTGACTACCGCATTGCCTCCGTGCCATCGTTGCGGGTAAACACCCAGCAAATGATTCCGGCTACGCCCTACGATATTCAACGTATCGAAGTGCTAAAAGGCCCCGCCGCCGCCATGTACGGCCCCAACTCTACAAACGGCGTGGTGCATATAATTACCGAATCGCCCCTCGATATGAAAGAGCGCAACAAATCAAATATTAGCCTTGGGTTTGGAGTTAGAGCCAAGGTAGATAGTGTTGATAATATAGAGAACACCCCCCCACAAGTTGTTTTAAATGACGAGAAAGAATTTTCGAAAAGATTGGCTTATAGTGCTATTATGCGCAATGCTGGCCGTATTACTACCGACAAAGATGCCAAAGTACAAGTTGCCTATAAAATATCCGGAAAATATTTTGCCGGAAATGACTGGCATTACGACGACCCCTTTGAACCCAGCTATATTATTCGCGGACGGCAATCAAAAGATGGCCGCTATGTTTATCACGGCGACAGTTTGGTTTTAAGGGCAACCTTAGATGCGCTTATTAAAAAAAATGCAGCCGATGCAGACCCAACAAACGACTTTAAAATAGATACCGTTGATAATTCGCGTAATTTCGAAATCCAAAACTATAATTTTGAAGGACGTTTAGATTTTAGATTTAATAAAAAAGTAGATTTGGTGTTGGCAGCCGGCCACAATAATTTTTCCGGAATTGAAATGACCGGTATTGGCAGCGGTCAGGCTAAAGGGTGGACCTACACCTACGGTCAAGCTCGGGTAAGTTATAAACGCCTATTTGCCCAAGTTTATATGAACGCCAGCAATTCGGGAGAAACTTATCTTTTCCGCTCTGGCGACGATATTATAGACCGCTCAAAATTTATAAGCGGCCAAATTCAACACGGAACCACTTTGGCCAAAGAAAAATTAAATTTAGTTTACGGAATTGATGCCCTGCTAACCCGCCCCAATACAGACGGCACTATACATGGCCGCAACGAAGATGACGACGATATAACCGAAATTGGTGCGTATGCCCAAGCCGACTACGCTGTTACAAGCAAACTAAACCTAATTGCTGCTCTGCGGGTTGATAAACACAATTTTGTTGAAGATGTATTTTTATCTCCGAGAGCTGCTGTAGTTTTTAAACCCAATACAAACAATACGCTTCGAGCTACATATAACCGCGCCTTTAGCTCGCCTTCGGCGTTAAATACTTCGCTCGATATTTTAAGTGGCCGCCTCCCAACCGGTATAGGTGTACGCGCCGTGGGCAACCGCAATGGCTTTACCTACGACCGCAATGCCGAAGGCACCCTTAAATACGTAAGCCCATTCTATAAAGATGCAAATGGCAATTTAATACCAATTGCTTTAGGCGACCCTGCTGGCGCAACCGCCGGATGGAATGTATTACTCGGCGTTTTAGCCGATAATTTAGCCAAAAAATTTGGCGGCAATAAAGACCAAGCTTTGGCATTTATTACCACCGCCTTGCCCAAACAAGTTGAAGCCGAAAATAATATGATTATTTTAAACACTTCGGGCGTTGGTGTGCCATTCGACCAAGCAAAAGCACTCGATAACGTAGAAGATTTTGGCCCGATAAAAAATTCGGTTACACAAACAATTGAGCTTGGCTACAAAGGTATTATTAAAAATAAATTGGCCTTAACCGTTGATGTTTACCGCACTCAAATTGATGACTTTGTTAGTGCTTTATTGGTTCGTACTCCCAGCGTATTCCTCGACCGGGAATCGCTTTACGAATATTTGCTAAATGCAATTGACACCAATTTATCGGGTTTTAAAATTTTGCGCCCAAGTTTAGATGGTCTTTATACCGGCGGCGTACTCGATGGCCATATTGCCGACGATTTAGCTGCCGTAGGCTCAACAATTCCATACGGCACCGTTACAACCAGCGATTTAGCCTATGGAACCGATATTTTGCTTACCTACCGCAATTTTGGCTCGGTTTCGGTATTTGGTGCCGAACTTGGAGCGAAATACTATTTAAATAAAAATATTACCTTAGGCTTTAATTACGCTTGGGTAAATAAAGAGGAGTTTGAAACCGAAGGGGTTCAACTTGCACTTAATGCCCCCGGCCACAAAGTAAATTTAAGTGTGGCATACACAAATCCGGACAAAGGCATTGACGTCGCAATTCGCCACCGTTGGCAAGATGCATTTGTTGTAAACTCGGGCGTATATGTAGGTCAGGTTAGTGCTGGCAACTGGGTTGACCTTGACCTTGGCTACGGATTTGGCAAAAACAAAGCTACCCGGGTAGGTTTATGTATTAATAATTTGTTAAACAACCAAGCATCGGCCTTTGTAGGTGCGCCTAAAATGGGCATGTTTACCATGCTGCAATTGTCGCATCAAATTGGTGTTGATTGA
- the ftcD gene encoding glutamate formimidoyltransferase, which translates to MSNLPIIECVPNFSEGRDQAIIDQIAAAIASVEGVELLNVDPGKATNRTVVTFAGTPQAVVEAAFRGIKTAQTLIDMRQHKGEHPRMGATDVCPFVPISNATLADCVACANALAQKVANELQIPIYLYEAAAKHPDRKNLANIRAGEYEGLPEKLIHPDWAPDFGPKIWNESIAKSGATVIGARPFLIAYNINLNTTSTRRANSVAFDVREAGRVLREGNPITGKIITDSEGNPIRQPGALKGVKAIGWFIEEYGIAQISMNLTDIETSPLHLAFDEVCESADRRGLRVTGSEIVGLVPLQAMLAAGKYFLRKQQRSVGVDDAELVRIAIKSLGLAELAPFNPDERIVEYVLAKNEKRPLVNLTLQQFTNETASDSPAPGGGSVAALAGALGVALATMVANLSSHKRGWDERWEYFSDWAEKGQAIKTELLKLVDDDTASFNVLLEAMRMPKNTPEEKAARAAAIQNATLGAIDVPMRTLELATNSMEIIAAMVEQGMSSSISDAATGAACARAAATGAYLNVCTNAQGLTNMEVRQNLMQKAQNLFHTATHTETEIFNKVMAKMQG; encoded by the coding sequence ATGTCAAATCTGCCAATTATCGAGTGCGTACCTAATTTTTCGGAAGGGCGCGACCAAGCTATTATTGACCAAATTGCAGCCGCTATTGCCAGCGTTGAGGGCGTTGAACTGCTAAATGTTGACCCCGGAAAAGCCACTAACCGAACTGTTGTTACTTTTGCAGGCACACCTCAGGCCGTTGTTGAGGCAGCGTTTAGGGGCATAAAAACAGCCCAGACATTAATTGATATGCGCCAGCATAAAGGCGAGCATCCGCGTATGGGTGCTACCGATGTATGCCCTTTTGTACCAATTAGCAATGCTACCTTAGCCGACTGTGTTGCCTGTGCCAATGCTTTAGCCCAAAAAGTGGCCAATGAACTACAAATTCCGATTTATTTGTACGAAGCAGCAGCTAAACATCCGGATAGAAAAAACTTAGCCAATATACGCGCCGGCGAATACGAAGGTTTGCCCGAAAAACTAATTCATCCGGATTGGGCTCCGGATTTTGGTCCTAAAATCTGGAATGAATCCATAGCAAAATCGGGTGCAACGGTAATTGGGGCACGCCCGTTTTTAATTGCATATAATATTAATTTAAATACCACCAGCACGCGCCGAGCTAACTCGGTAGCTTTTGATGTGCGCGAGGCCGGCCGGGTACTGCGCGAAGGAAATCCTATAACGGGCAAAATTATAACCGATTCCGAAGGAAACCCTATTAGGCAGCCCGGCGCACTAAAAGGTGTTAAAGCCATTGGCTGGTTTATTGAAGAGTATGGCATTGCCCAAATTTCGATGAACTTAACAGATATAGAAACAAGCCCCTTGCATCTTGCTTTTGACGAGGTGTGCGAAAGTGCCGACCGGCGTGGTTTACGTGTAACCGGCTCGGAGATTGTAGGCTTAGTGCCGCTACAAGCTATGTTAGCTGCCGGCAAATATTTTTTGCGCAAACAGCAACGCTCAGTTGGAGTTGATGATGCCGAATTAGTGCGCATTGCCATTAAATCGTTGGGGCTGGCCGAGTTGGCACCTTTTAACCCTGATGAGCGTATAGTTGAATACGTTTTAGCCAAAAATGAAAAACGCCCGTTAGTAAATTTAACCTTACAACAGTTTACCAACGAAACGGCCAGCGACAGCCCCGCCCCGGGCGGTGGCTCGGTGGCTGCCTTAGCTGGGGCTTTAGGCGTGGCTTTGGCTACTATGGTGGCCAATTTGTCGAGCCATAAACGCGGCTGGGACGAGCGTTGGGAATATTTTTCGGATTGGGCAGAAAAAGGGCAAGCTATTAAAACCGAATTGCTTAAATTAGTTGACGATGATACGGCCTCGTTTAATGTATTGCTCGAGGCTATGCGCATGCCAAAAAACACACCCGAAGAAAAGGCTGCCCGCGCCGCCGCTATTCAAAATGCCACCTTGGGCGCTATTGACGTGCCTATGCGCACGCTTGAGTTAGCTACCAACTCAATGGAAATAATTGCCGCCATGGTAGAGCAAGGCATGAGCAGCAGTATATCTGATGCAGCTACCGGAGCAGCTTGCGCAAGAGCTGCCGCTACGGGTGCTTATTTAAATGTTTGTACCAATGCGCAAGGGCTTACCAATATGGAAGTTCGGCAAAACTTAATGCAAAAAGCCCAAAACTTGTTTCATACTGCCACCCATACCGAAACCGAAATATTTAATAAAGTAATGGCCAAAATGCAAGGGTAG
- a CDS encoding chitinase, translating to MKKNFYSFVFLFGLATIYSWAQFPNPALVGYWHNWSDWSAPYIDLTDVDDRYNIINVSFATPQTGTDYQMEFAPDQVTQATLIAQIQTLQSQGKIVNISVGGANAIVALDNTTERDAFINTMTDIINTYGFDGMDIDLEGSSVSITGGTISTPVDAKIINLIEATKQIMLNFRVNNNNKKMYLSMAPETAFVQGGMSAFGGIWGAYLPIIHALRDSLDVLHVQLYNSGSMFGIDGNIYNQGTADFIIAMTEAVIQGFNTSGGFFTGLPPTKVAVGLPACPNAAGGGFTNTTTVASAINYLKNEGPKPGTYTLENTNGYPNLRGLMTWSINWDAIATCNATNYEYAQNYEALFPECTFEVALSGNNTVCANTPETYNAGSYPAGTIFNWVITNGTIVTGCGTTDATCTVLWQSGTAGELSVIVQTP from the coding sequence TTGAAAAAAAATTTCTACTCATTTGTCTTTCTGTTTGGTTTAGCCACAATATATTCTTGGGCACAGTTTCCAAATCCAGCTTTGGTTGGGTATTGGCATAATTGGAGCGACTGGAGCGCACCCTATATTGATTTAACAGATGTGGACGACCGCTACAATATTATTAATGTTTCTTTTGCCACACCGCAAACTGGCACCGATTACCAAATGGAGTTTGCACCCGACCAAGTAACACAAGCTACCTTAATTGCACAAATACAAACTTTGCAAAGCCAAGGAAAAATTGTAAATATAAGTGTTGGCGGTGCTAATGCAATTGTTGCCTTAGACAATACCACCGAGCGAGATGCCTTTATTAACACCATGACCGACATTATAAATACCTACGGCTTCGATGGTATGGATATTGACCTCGAAGGCAGCTCGGTTAGCATTACCGGAGGAACTATTTCTACCCCTGTTGATGCCAAAATAATTAACCTTATTGAGGCCACTAAACAAATTATGCTTAATTTTAGGGTTAATAATAACAATAAAAAAATGTATTTGTCAATGGCACCCGAAACAGCTTTTGTTCAAGGTGGTATGTCGGCATTTGGCGGCATTTGGGGGGCTTATTTGCCAATTATACATGCCCTTCGCGACTCGTTAGACGTTTTGCATGTTCAGCTTTACAACTCGGGATCTATGTTTGGTATTGATGGAAATATTTACAACCAAGGCACCGCCGATTTTATTATAGCCATGACCGAAGCAGTTATTCAGGGCTTTAATACCTCCGGAGGTTTTTTTACCGGATTGCCTCCAACCAAAGTAGCAGTAGGTTTGCCCGCCTGCCCTAATGCCGCCGGAGGTGGTTTTACCAATACAACAACAGTGGCAAGCGCTATAAATTACCTAAAAAACGAAGGCCCTAAACCCGGCACTTATACCTTGGAGAATACCAACGGTTACCCAAATTTGCGCGGCCTTATGACTTGGAGTATTAACTGGGATGCCATTGCAACCTGTAATGCCACAAACTATGAGTATGCCCAAAACTACGAAGCACTATTTCCGGAATGTACTTTTGAAGTTGCCTTATCCGGAAATAATACCGTTTGTGCCAATACCCCCGAAACCTATAATGCCGGATCTTATCCAGCCGGAACCATCTTTAATTGGGTCATAACTAATGGCACTATCGTAACAGGATGCGGAACTACAGATGCAACCTGTACCGTTTTGTGGCAAAGTGGTACCGCAGGTGAATTAAGTGTAATTGTACAAACTCCATAA